A portion of the Saccharomyces paradoxus chromosome XV, complete sequence genome contains these proteins:
- the NUF2 gene encoding kinetochore-associated Ndc80 complex subunit NUF2 (Component of the kinetochore-associated Ndc80 complex~similar to YOL069W): MSRNQDVFPVLDLQELVICLQSCDFALATQENISRPTSDYMVTLYKQIIENFMGISVESLLNSSNQETGDSHLQEENENIYSDTLNVLVLNKICYKFFESIGVQDFNMTDLYKPEAQRTQRLLSAVVNYARFREERMFDCNSFILQMESLLGQLRSKFDDYNLIQQQLKQYEDVDGDNIPDERELQKLEEQNKELEIQLKKLTKIQETLSIDYNDYKISKQSIFKDLEALSFQIVELESNRDKLIKISNTDMEELSEGIKELNDLLIQRKKTLDNLAAQQKNLQGTVTTFETIISELYDVLRIISSEVQESNRTETELVGLKQNLINNKLKLMNVLETGILYKLEILQEQLDLQLKNLEKLSQDTKEKSRLNDSKLMDLQIKYENEIKPKIDKTDIFIQDELISGKINKLNDEIKQLQKDFEVEVKEIEIEYSLLSGHINKYMNEMLEYMQ; this comes from the coding sequence ATGAGCAGGAATCAAGATGTGTTTCCCGTTTTGGATCTACAGGAATTGGTTATATGTTTACAAAGCTGCGATTTTGCCCTAGCTACGCAGGAAAATATCTCTAGGCCCACTTCAGACTACATGGTAACGCTTTACAAACAAATCATCGAGAACTTCATGGGTATTTCTGTAGAGTCGTTGCTGAATAGTAGTAACCAAGAAACAGGTGATAGCCACTTACAAGAGGAAAACGAGAACATTTATTCCGACACGTTAAATGTTCTAGTATTGAACAAAATTTGCTATAAGTTCTTCGAGAGCATAGGTGTCCAAGATTTCAATATGACGGATTTATACAAGCCGGAAGCCCAACGGACACAGCGTTTATTAAGTGCTGTGGTGAATTACGCTCGTTTCAGAGAGGAGCGGATGTTCGATTGtaattcttttattcttcaaatggaATCATTATTGGGGCAGCTTCGGTCTAAATTCGATGATTATAACTTAATTCAACAACAGTTAAAGCAGTATGAGGACGTGGATGGGGATAATATACCTGATGAGCGGGAGCTGcaaaaattggaagaacAGAATAAAGAGCTGGAAATtcagttgaaaaaattgacgAAGATCCAAGAAACTTTATCTATAGATTATAATGACTACAAAATCTCCAAGCAGTCAATCTTCAAAGATTTGGAAGCCTTGAGTTTCCAAATAGTGGAATTAGAGTCTAACCGAGATAAGCTGATCAAAATATCCAATACAGACATGGAAGAGTTATCTGAGGGGATTAAAGAGTTAAATGATCTGTTGatacaaaggaaaaagacTTTAGACAATTTGGCCGCacaacagaaaaatttgcaaGGTACAGTGACAACGTTTGAAACTATAATTAGCGAACTTTATGATGTGCTGAGAATAATTTCAAGCGAGGTACAAGAATCTAATCGAACTGAAACGGAACTGGTAGGATTAAAGCAGAATTTAATTAACAATaagttgaaattgatgaatGTATTGGAAACAGGTATTCTGTACAAATTAGAAATCTTGCAAGAACAGTTAGATTTGCAactaaaaaatttggaaaagctATCACAAGACACTAAAGAAAAATCGCGCCTAAATGATTCTAAATTGATGGATCTACAAattaaatatgaaaatgaaatcaaacCCAAGATTGACAAAACGGACATTTTCATTCAAGACGAGCTGATCAGTGGTAAAATCAATAAGTtaaatgatgaaattaaACAATTACAAAAAGATTTCGAAGTTGAagttaaagaaattgagatcgaatattctttattatctGGTCATATTAATAAATACATGAATGAAATGCTCGAATATATGCAATAG